TCTTGTTACCCATTTGTTTGGCCTGGGTAGCTGACAGTTGCGACATATCAAGTTTACCTTGGTTGTAAAGGTTCAACGACGTTGAAGAATCTGGTTGGACACTAAACTTGATGTCATCAAGCTTAACAGCCTTCTTGTCCCAATAATCGGTGTTCTTCTTCAAAGTCCACTTGTTATTGGTTCCAGTCCAGCCAGTCAGCGTAAACGGTCCGTTATAAACTTGAGTCTTGGCCGAAGTGCCGTAATCGTTGCCGTATTTATTGACTGCCTTGGCATCTTGTGGGAAGAAGACAGGAAAGCCCATCAGCAAATTAAAGTATGGGATTCGCTGTTCCAAGGTCACAGTCAGTTTATAATTACCACCTGCTTTAATTCCCAATGAAGAAACTTTGGCTTTTTTGTTTTGAATCTTGTCAGCGTTCTTAATTCCTGAGAACAGGTAACCATACTGTGAAGCCGTCTTAGGATTTAAGGTTCGCTGCCATGAATAAACGAAGTCTTTGGCAGTCACCGGATCGCCATTACTCCATTTGGCACCTTTACGCAAGTTGTAAGTGTAAGTCTTACCATCCTTTGAAACCGTCCATGACTTGGCGATTCCCGGTTCAACTTTACTATTCTTGCCTAGACGAACCAACCCTTCATCGACGTTGTTTAAAACGTTGAAAGTTCCAACAGCCGTGGTCTTCGATGGATCAACAGTCGTCAGTTCAGAATCGGTTGAAGTCTTAATCGTCTTGTTAGCTTGACCAGACTTTTGACCACAACCTGCCAGAATTAATGCAATGCTTGCTACACCTGCGAGTGCAGCCACTCCTCGAGATAAATGCATGATATAATCCTCCTCTAATATGTAAGACGCGTAACAAACTCATCTTGGTTCTAATTTAGCATAAAAGTGTCAAAAAAACAGGCCTTTTCTAATATTGAGTTCAGAAAGCCTGTTAGAATATGCGATTTTGCTGTGAATTTTACTTAGTAATTGCGATTGCCATCTTACGAGACAAATAAATCGGCTCAAATTTGGTTTTTGGCAGCCAGTATTGACCGTCAATCGGATCACTCACGTGGACCTGGTGGTCATCGATCCCGTCCAACAGAACCGCGTGATTATTAGCCGGAACCTGACCAAATGGATACGAATCCCACTCAGGTTGTTCAAAATGAACGGTCACAGAGGTTAACACCGGCTCCCCTTTTGCCACAAAGTCATACAACCACTGGGGATCTGCCCCACTCAGTTCTTGCAGATTACCATAACGATTTCCCCACCACATCAGGGGTCGGGTAAAGATTGCCTCAAACTTGCCGGGCCGATTGGTGAAAGGTGAACCACCAAAGCCGTGGTAAGGATTGCTATCTGGTGAAATTGGCATCTGAAGGAGAAATTGGCCATAATTCAGGTCTAAAGCTCGGCCCTGATAATGGAGCCCCTCCAGCAAGCTGGCTGCCTCACAGCCGTTAATGGCACCCCAAGCAAGTTGGCGAATGTTTTCAGCACCTAATAAAATCTTCGCACTCATTTAACCACCCCAAGCTGTGAAAAGACCTGCTCAACCATATCGGTATAATCAGGTTGCTGAGAAATCAACTTCTTGCATGCATCAACTAAATTTAACCGAAGCCGTCCCTTTCGATCAACGACTGATTCGGCATGGACCATTGAACTTAAGATCGACTCATCGACAACCGCTGCCGTAGCTCTGAAGAATAAATCAATTTGGTTATCGTTAAACCGAGTAACAGTATCAAACTCGCTGGTTTCGAAATGGTCCACCTGATTGGCGGTTGAAAATGCCAAAACGATTTCTCCGCTGCCGTTGCCAATGTAGCCACCGGAACGATTAATCCCAACCGTTGCCCGCTTAGCCATTCGTTTGAGTTGGCGGGCATTCAATGGCGCATCGGTGGCCAGGATCGTGATAATGGACCCCTTTTCTTCTTTTTGCTTATCCTTGGCCAACATTTTGGCCAAGGGGGCTCCAATAGGCATCCCATTGACAATAAAGTCGGTTAAATAACCATAGTTGGTCATGACGAGTGCACCAACAGTGTATTGGTGCTTCTTATCAACGGTCACAATCCGCGAGGAAGAGCCAATACCGCCCTTGAGGTCATAGCACATCATCCCCCGGCCACTACCGACGGCACCTTCTTCAAAGTCATCGTTAACAGCTGCCAAAGCATCGGACACATTCTGTTCAGTAATCGCCATTTTGCGGATATTGGACACGTCGCCATCGTTACACTCAGCAACAATCGGATTAACTGTACTGGTGGTATCCCCAATTTCGGGATTAGCAGCCAGCATTTGTTTGGTGAGGGCATTTAGGGCCGTGCCCACGCCAAAGGTATTCGTCATCACAATCGGAGTTTCAATGGTTCCCAATTCATCAATTTGGACGAGGCCGACGCTTTTACCGAAGCCGTTAAGCACACAAGAGGCAGCTGGTACCTTGTGCCGGAAAAGGTTGCCGGTATGGGGCAGAATTGCGGTCACACCACTATGAACGTCACCATCATCAATAGTCACCTGCCCGACCTTGACGCCGCCAACATCTGTAATCAGATTTCGCCGACCCTTGACGCCATCCGAAAGATCATTCATCAATTCAACCGATAATCCCATGATTAACACCTCTCACAATTAATTACACGGCAAAAATCATCGCAATCATTCCGCCGACTGCGATTAAATTATTCAAAAAATGGAGGCCAATTGATACCTTCAAATTTTTAGTTGTTACATACAAATAGGCCAAAATACAACCCAAGATCGCATACGTCAAAAAACTGATGATATTAAAATGGGAAAGATCAGGATCCATATGCGGCAGGGCAAAAGCCATCCCACTGACAATAATCGGTGCCCATTTTTCGGTCGACCGAAAGAACGCAGTCATCAAATATCCCCGAAAAATGGTTTCCTCAAGAATCGGCGAACAGAAGATTGCCGTAAATCCCATCAAAATCAGGGTAAGATGATTGCTGGACAACAATGATTGAATTTCCTGATTGTTGTCCGTTTGAGTGACGTGGTAGACCAGTTTATTAAGGTTTCCCAATAAGAACTCAATTACCAAAAAGGCAATCCAAGCAATGACAATTGTTTTGACATTTTGCCAGGTCATTTTTTTGACTTCGTAGCGGCCATACTTCCGGTAGGCATACTGTGCCAGCCAAATGGCGATTAGAAAGCCCAACAAGTACAAGGCTCCAACAGCGTAATTGGCAACTGCTGACAGCTTGCCTTGGACAATGAACATCAGTGGCAGCTGAACTGAGCCGACCAAAATAATCAGCCCAAAAAAGATCATTAATCGTTCAAAGTAGTCACCAAAAGTTAACTTTCTTTGCTCTTCCATGCAGCGTCTCCTTAACTATTAAAAGCTTTGTTCAAAGCTGTAAAATCAACGGTTCCAAGTCCGGTCGCCTGGTTATAAATCTTCCCCGGTTGTCCGGTATAGTACAAGTTGGTGTTATTTGTCCGACTGTCCAACGGTTTGAACGGCGAAGTTGATCGTTTGGCAAATCGATAGATCTGTGGATTCCAAAAGCCCAAGCGGCCATTGGTAGTGAAATCAGACATTAAAACACTGGCTGCGGCCATCTGTGGGGCGACGACACTGGTCCCACCGGTAATCAGCCATTGCCCCTTGGAATTTCGATTGTTCTTCGGCGTAATGAACATGCTGTAACCGGTATTGGGGTCGGCATTCGCTGAAATGTCGGGCAGGTTTCTGCCGCTGGATTTGCCGCTAAGATTAATCGGCTTTTTCAACAATTCCGGCCGACCATATTTAAATTTCCACAGATTAGTCGCATCATACGTCCCGACACCGCTGATCCCTTTTTGATAGGCGGGTCTGGCATTATATTTACTAAAACCGCCGCCACCTCCGGCAAAGAAGCTTTGAAGCATGTCCAAAGTTCCGAAAAATCGTTGGTGTTTATAGTTGGGGTATAAAAAGTCAGCCCCCCAGGTGCGTTCCTGGTGAATGGTGACTTTTTTCTTATTGACAGTATAGGTTTTCGGCAGTGTCGTGCCGCCGACTGCGGTCACATATGGAAAATTAGACGGCGTATCAACGGACAATCCTGACGTTAACCCGGTGGTAATCCCATCATAGGCACCATTATCACCAGTCGCGGTGAAGACACTCATTCCTTGGGCAGCTGCCTGCTCAAATAATAAGTTCATGATTTGATTATATTTTTTCGGGGTAATCCCCTGTTTCATTTCATAGGCCACTTGGGCTTCACTTTGGCCCCAACTGAGTGACAAACTATCGGCCACGTTTTGACCAACTGCGGCAGCAATTGAATTCACCATTCCCAAAATGTTTGGACGGGCAATGTAGGTCCGAATGTTGCTGTCCGGTGCGATTGCGCCGGCCTGTTCAACATCGATGGTCGTTTCATCATAGCCATCCCAGGTACCCTTAAAGCCGTTAGTCCGATAAACGCTTAGTCGATTAGATTTCACATTGATGCCCTCATCATCCCAGTAGCGGTACACATCATTAGGATGGAAGTTGGCAAATGAAATGATCCCAATGGTTTTACTGCGGCCAGTCGACCCATTATCGTATAGGGACTGCAGATTGTAGCGACGGACAAATCGCGTCGGCGAATACTTTTTGGTGGTTGTCGTCCCGCTGGCAGTTCTGGTATGCAGCGATGAGGGCTGAAATTTGGTTTTGTATGAGGAAAACGGTGAGTAATTTGATAACCCAAAGACGGTATAAACGACCTTGGAAAGTTTCTTGGGTAGTTGAGGATTTCGGCTGGCCTTTTGATATTTGACCTCACCGTTATTTACGTTCACCAGGTTAACTTTAAACGCCTTCTCGACGTTTTTGGTTGATCCCTTGACCACCATAATCAAATTACCTTTGTAAGTCTGAGCCCTCAAATGATGGTGTCTGAGATATGTCTGCAAAGCTTTAATCTGCTTTGGGCTCTGACTGAATCGTTTGGCAAAAGTACTTGGGGAAACAAATTTGCGATAAGTCGGCGAACTCGGCGTCACTGTGTTGTAAACAAATTGGTGAAGCGCCGACTGACTTTTTGGCCGCAGCACAATATCAACCAATTGCTGTTTGGAATCAGCGACGTTGGTCGTCTTGGCAGCTGCCTGTCCGCTGGTTGCCGCAAAGCCACCAATGGCAAGCAAGATCAATCCTGCGGTTATGAAAATCCTGTGGAGCCAATCCTTGTTCATACAATCCCCTTCAAACAATCTTATTTGTCACGACTATTGTCGTCTGCTTCTCGTTGGGCTTTTCTTTCATCGCGTTGGCGAACAATCATCACCACCAACGGCGTCAAAATCAGGCGAATGACAATAATTGCAATCAGCCAAATCAGCGCGAACGACAGAACTGACAAATGCCAGAACTTTGTGATGAAAAACGCCACTGCTAACACTAATACGACGGCGCCGACGATTAAGAATAATTTAGACTTTTTCAAATGAATTCTCCTGTAAAATTTCTTATTTCATACTATCATACTTTGCCAATGGAGTTCACGTTTGAATTGGGAAAGTTAGAGTTTGTCTTCGGGTATTTAAAGTCGATATAATAAATACATCATGGAAATAAGATAGTTGAAAGGAGAAAAACCATGCTCAAAGAATTTAAGGCTTTTATTGCCAGAGGAAATGTCATCGACCTGGCTGTCGGGGTGATTATTGGTGGCGCCTTTACTGGAATTGTCACCTCCCTCACAAATAATTTGATCAACCCGTTAATTGGGATCTTCTTAGGAAAAATTGACTTGTCAAACCTGATTTTCAAAGTCGGTGATGCGACTTTTCGTTACGGGGCCTTTATCAATTCACTGATCAATTTTCTAATTGTTGCCTTTGTCGTTTTTATCTTAATCAAACTCATTAACAAGGTCCTCAAGCGTCAGCCGACAAAGCCTGCAATCGATAACAAAGAAGTACTACTTTCCGAGATCCGGGATCTGTTAAAAAATAAACAATGAACCGTCAATGACGCACCGCAGACCATTCCAAAACGGTAATTGATTGCGATTGCATGATGTCTGGGCTAGAATTAAAAGTGTGAAGGTTTAATTTATTTCCCAAAAATTGAGAAGAGGTTTTGTTATGAGAACGTTTGCTATTAGGGCCCGCGATGGGGTCATGGAATTAAATTATTCAGAAGATTCCAACAAACCGCCGTTTCGAAAGTTTATGATCACATATAACCCCAAATTTTCAATTGGCGATAATCTTGAAAATATCAAAGCAGCGCTGACCGGCCTGCCGATCGACGCCGCCATTATCGAAAATTCGTTAAACTATGAGTTTTCAGATACGATTATTGGCATTAATCACCAAAAGATTGATATCGGATTGGCAATTGCCAACATGATGAATATTCCGGTTGTTAATCTGCAAAAGATCAAAGAAGTTGGGCTGAAAAAAGCCGTTGCCGATAAGGAAGAATACCTTAAGTGGCATCTGGATTACTATGGTGAATATGCCGGTAAACGGAACTACGGCCAAGAAGCCATGCTGACAATCGGGAACGGTTACTTTGGTCTCCGGGGGGCCTACGTTGAGTCCCACGCTGATCAGGATAATTACCCGGGTATGTACGTTGCCGGTGTTTACAACCAATTGACGACTAAGATTAATGACCGCGACGTTGTGAACGAGGATTTGGTGAACTTACCGAATGCCCAATACATTAGTTTCGGTGTTGACCATCAACTGCCATTTACCATTAAGAAAGCCGATATTCAAGATATTTACCGAAGCTTGGATCTGAAGACCGGTACTTTGACAACCACCCTGCACGTTCAGCTTTCAACCGGCCATATCATCCAAGTCCGGGCTACGAAAGTTGCCAACATGGATCAGTGGCACCGTTACGCAATCAAATATGAATTAAAGCCCATCAATTTCTCCGGCAGTTTACAAATCTATGCCGGCATTGATGGCAACGTTATTAACGGCAACGTGGAACGTTATCAAGACTTTGATCAGCACCACATTGATGTCATCGGCATGTCAGCTCATGACAATCAAGTCTCGATGACCGGTCAAACCAAGACCTCACACGTTCAATTTGTGATCAACTCCAAACTCAGCAGTCCAGATTTCGATACCAAAAAATTGATCGATACCACGACTGAGGAAGGTAAAGTCCAACAGGCTTTGAGCATTAACGTTGAGCCCGGCAAGGAATACGAATTCAAAAAGAATGTCACCGTCTTTACTTCCCAAGACGAAAATAACCATTTGGAAGCCGATGCACAAAAAGAACTTGATGACTCCTCATTTGAAGATACGTTAAGCGATAGTGAAAAATTCTGGAGCAATGTTTGGCAACACTCCGACATTATTATCGATAATGATCTTACCAGCCAAAAGTTGACCAGGGTCAATATTTTCCACATGTTAGTTACCAGTGCTGCTTTGTCGTCCGGTAAATTGGATGCATCCGTTGGTGCTCGTGGGCTGCATGGTGAAGCTTACCGTGGACACATTTTTTGGGATGTCACGTTTGATTTGCCATTCTATGCAATTCATTACCCTGCGATTGCCAAACAGTGCCTACTTTACCGTTACAACCGGTTAGCTGAGGCGCGAAAGTATGCTGCCTCAGAGGACAAACAAGGTGCAATGTACCCTTGGCAGTCAGGGATGTATGGCGATGAGCAATCACAATTTGTTCACTTGAATCCGGTTAGCGGCAAATGGGATCCCGATAACAGCCGCCTACAACGGCACGTTTCCATTTCAGTTGCCTATGACATTATCAATTATGTCCACATCACGGGCGATAAAGAATTCATGGATCAATACGGATTGGAAATGCTGCTGTCGATTTCCAAGTTCTGGGTCAGCATGACCGACTACGATCAATCAACCGACCGTTATGACATCCATCATGTCATGGGGCCTGACGAATTTCACGAAGAGTACCCTAACTCCAACGATCATGGCTTAACCAATAATGCCTATACGAATATCATGGTTTCCTGGCTGTTTGACAAGGTCAATACCCTGGTATCGCAGGAAGACAGCGCCGTTTTAAAGCAAGCCAGTGAAAAAGCCGGCTTTGACGACGCACTTCTCGCCAAGATGAACGATATCGCCCATAAACTGCGATTGGACATCAACGAAGAAGGTATTATCGGCCAGTTCTCAGGGTACTTCAACCTATCCAAACTGAATTTCGATTCATACCGGAAGAAGTATGGTGATATTTCCAGAATAGATCGACTGCTCAAAGGCGAAGGCAAGTCACCGGACGCCTACCAAGTTGCCAAACAGGCTGATACATTGATGGCCTACTATGAACTGCCGTTTGACGAAGTGCAAGAAGTCATCAACCGTCTGGGGTACAAGCTGCCCGCCAACTTCTTTACCAGCAACTTACGGTTCTATCTTGACCGGACGACTCATGGATCAACTCTTTCCAGAATTGTTTATTCGGTTCTGGACGAAATTGACGGCAACATGGACCAGTCATGGCAGCTGTTTTCAACTGCCCTGTTCTCAGATTACTACGACATTCAAGGCGGGACGACTGCCGAAGGAATCCACCTGGGTGTAATGGGTGCGACCCTTCAAATTGAAACGAAATGCTATGGCGGTGTCCGATTTGATACCGACGAGGTCACGATTAATCCTCACCTGCCAAGCACTTGGTCTAAAATTTCATTTAAAGAAACTTACCAAGGAATCAATTACCACTTCGTCATCGGTCATCATCGGATCGATGTGACCGCAGATGCCGATACTCACGTCAGTGTTGCGAAAAAGGCTTATTCACTGACTAAGAACAAGATGGCAACAATTACCTATAAATAATAAGGAGTGAATGATAATGGCAAAATTTTCCGATATTAAAGGCTTCGTGTTCGATTTAGATGGTGTGATTACCGATACCTCGGTTTTTCACAGCCAGGCATGGCATCAAGTTGCCGATAAAGTCGGCGCTCCATGGTCCAAAGAACTTGAAGACGGTCTAAAAGGCATCAGTCGAATGGACTCATTGGAAATGATTTTGAAAGCTGGAAATCTTCAAGATAAATACACTGATGAGCAAAAGGTTGATTTGGCAACTGAAAAAAATACCAACTACTTGAAGTTGGTTGATCAAATGACCCCTGACAATATCTTACCGGGGATTAAAGCATTCTTGGACGAAATCAAAAATGGCGGCTACCTATTGTCATTGGCTTCAGCATCTAAAAACGCGCCCAAAGTCTTGCAAAAGCTGAATTTAACCGATTATTTCCCAAAGATTGTTGATCCAAAAACATTGAGTAAAGGCAAGCCCGACCCAGAAATTTATTTAAAGGGTGCTGAATTGATTGATCTCAAGCCGGAACAGTGCATCGGCGTTGAAGACGCGGCAGCTGGTGTTGAATCAATTAACGCAGCTGGCGAAACCTCGATTGGCATCGGCGACAAAAATATCTTAAAGGATGCCGACATTAATTTTGCCGATACTTCAGAAATGACGTTGGCTAATATTGAAAAGCAAATGAATTAAGGGTTCGTTTCACCCCCTAATTCTGATGATTAACGACGAAAGGCAACTACCTCTGTTTCGGGGTAGTTGCCTTTCGTCGTTAAATGGTCGAGAACAACCTTTGACGAGATATTAATCAATCAGCCCATAATGTTTAAGGCCGTTCACAATCCCACCGTTAATATTTGATTTAGTGACAAAGGACGCCTTTTCCTTAACTTCTGGGACACCATTACCCATGGCAATTGGAAATTTAACTTCGGAAAACATTTGCAAATCATTCATTTGATCCCCAAACGCGTATGATGGAACGTCACCGAGGTTCAGTTTCTTCATCAAAGCCTGAATTCCCGTTTGTTTGGAAACACCCCACTTCATGGTATCCAAACAACGCGGGTTGTTACGGACCAAAGACAACTTCCCTTTGAACTTGTCTTGGTAGAGCTTATCCTTATCGTAATTAAAGACGTTTAAGAAATTAACTTCATGATGCTTGTAAAATTCTGGGTCAACATGTGGTGTTAATCGCAACAGACGATAGTTCACTTTCGTCATGTCATTTTCAAAAGTCAACGCAAATTCCTTATTGTTGTAAAAGGAAATGACATCCCCCTGCTGTTTTGCAAAGGCAAGGATTTCCTCAATCACATCATCACTAATTTGTTCTGCTTTGAGTTTTTTGCCTTCATACTGAACATAACTCCCATTAGCGCTGACTAACGAGTTAATCCCAGTGGCATCAATCACATACTGAATTTCAAAAATATTTCGACCAGTGGAGATCACCGGTAAAATATTATTGGCACGTAATTCATTGATTGCCGCTACATTTTCGTCGGACACGTTTTTTTCATTATCAAAAAGTGTCCCGTCTAAGTCAAAGAACACAACCGCTTTATACATTAAATTCCCTCCATTTAACTTATTAACTATATTGTACTACTTAATATGTGCGGCATTCCCAATTTTAACTTCCGAATCGGGAAATTATATATATTGTGTTACCACATTTTGTGGTACACTATATATTGTCATTTTATTATAAAGAGGGGCTACCATGGTGATAATAACTGCAGGAATGATTGGGGTCGGAAAGACCACTTTAACCGGAAAAATTGCGGAACATCTCGGGACAAAAGCGTTTTTTGAACCCGTTGGCGATAATCCCGTTTTACCGCTTTACTACTCCAATCCAAAACAATACGGATTTCTACTTCAAATTTACTTTTTAAACAAGCGTTTCTCAATGATCAAACAAGCATTGAGTGATGATAATAACGTCTTGGATCGCTCAATCTATGAAGATGCACTGTTCACCCGGGAAAATAATGCTCAGGGAAACATCACCGACACTGAATTGGCGGTTTACCTCAAGTTATTGAATAACATGATGGCAGAACTCGACGAGTTGCCAAAAAAGGCTCCTGATTTGCTGGTGTATGCTGATAGTGACTTTGACACCATCAAGCACCGGATCAAAAAACGCGGTCGCGACTATGAACAGTTTGACGACAACCCTGGCCTTCAGGAATACTACTTCAAGATGTGGGCAGCATATAAGAAATGGTTCCAAGAATACGATGTCAGTCCCAAGATCAAAATCGACTTGCAGAAGTATGACTTGTCCGATCCCAAGAATGTCACAATCGTTCTCGGACAGATTGATGATGCTTTGGCTAAAATTCGCCAACCACAAAGTGAGACACTCTAACAGACAGTCATAAGTTTCAGGTCTACCAGATACGATGAAAAGGCCACGGAGTTAAAAGGAGATGTTCAGCTGATAATTTCACAGCTAAACAGCCCCTTTTTATTTTGCCAATTTAATTTTCCCAACGATTGCGTCCGGATCCGCCTTATAATCGACGCTTCCCTTTGACACCAAGTAATCAATCCGGTGGCGGTACCACCAGTCAGCCGTGAACGGATAATCGCCCAAAGTCTCACCAATTACCCGCAGAATATTTCTAAACCGCCGTTGACTGAGATTGGCAAGGACAAAACGATCGTAAAAGTCAATCGATTGACTGACAACGGTGCCGTTAATCACCGTTCTGATCGGATTATTTTCACTCCTTAAGTCATGCCAATAGTAACTGAAGGCTCTCCGGGAATTAGCAGACAGGTCCCTTTGTAGTGATGCCAATTGAAATTCATCAATGGCGTCTTCACTGATTTCACCTAATTTGGAAATAATCATTAAACTGTCTTCTCGGACCAAGGTCATTGGAACCTTGACACTCATCGTTTGAACTGAAAAATCCTTTAAATAATCGCAAATCCACAAAAAGCCGCAGTAGTCGTCAGCCGTCTCACTCCACCAAATACGAAACGATTCGCCAGCCTGAGCACTTTGACTCAGTTGATCAAGCCCCTGCCGTAAAGCATTTACCGCTTCGACAGTTAATTGTTCAGAGGCTTGATAATGAGCGTATTCGATTTTATAAATGGTTTGATGGCTTTCCATAAACGAGCGTTGACTGATGTCCCCAAGCTCAGATACATTGGCAATGCCAAAACCTGCCCGTCAAGATGTCTTTTCTGATAGTAATACTTCAATGTTGATGCAAAACTATCACTGAATACGATGTCAATCATGACCAAACCTCACCCTTCGAAATTGTCATTTCTCAATGACGTGCTTCGAAAAGTATAACTTTTTTGGTGGCCTGGATGCAACTTTTATTTGACTGAATCAGGCCACTCTTGGTAGGCTTGATATAAACAATATTGGGGGAGATGTAGATTTGCAAAATACAAAACAACATAAATTATCTGCCGCTCAAATTTGCGGCTGGATCGTCTGGTGGGTGATCACCATTGTCGTTTTGGCGCTGGCAATCTTTATGCTGACCAGAACGACGGATGCTGCAGGCGTTCATAACTCATGGAACTATCACATGATCGCCATTTTTCTTTTGCTGGTGTATGGAATCCAGCAAATCATTGCGTTCTTTGGTATTAAACGACTTCACTACAATGAAAGATACGTGTGGCCGATTGTTTTAATCGTGCTGGGCGTCTTGGGCAGTTTCTTGTACGTGATTCCCGGAATCTGGGGATTAATTGTTAACAATCCGCAGAAGAATCAGCCAACCAAAATTGAATGATGGACCGCAAAAGAGGTGAACCAGGTATTCTCGAAATACCGGCTCACCTCTTTTTTCATTTCAGTTGTTCTAACCGACTTGAAACCGGCTAGTCGCGATGGACCACAAACACATCACAGGGGGCTTGAGCAATAACAAAAGCTGCTGTTGACCCCATTGTCATCCGGTCAACAAAATTTGCCCCGGTGGCCCCGACAACGATTGCATCCACATGTTCGTCATCCACCAACTCGTGAGCCAATTGATTTTTGGGATCGCCTGAAGTTACAAAGGCACTGACAGCAAGTCCTCGGTCTTTTGCCATCAATTCGTATTTATGAACGAGCCGTTGAAATCTGGATTTGACCTCATCGATCGTTGATTGATTGACGTTGCCAAAACCGATCAAGGCGGCTTTTGACACCCCCAGAATTTCACGGTCGTTGATAATTGCCACAATTGTCAGCTTGGCATGGTTGTGCTCGGCAATCGTGATTGCCTGTCTAACGGCCTTGGCGGCAGTTTTTGAACCATCAATCCCAACCAGAATATTCGAATAATTAAAGTCCAACATACTAACCACCTCAATGTTTTTACTTGGCTGTCAACTCATAAATTGATTGCCCATAAATTGCCATTGCCTTGATTAAATTGGCAACCGGCTGAAACTCATTTGCCTGATGCATGGTATCTTGGGCGTTTGGGAACAATGCGCCAAACGCCACCCCACGTTTCATCAAACGGGCATAAGTACCGCCGCCGACGACTTCCGGTTTGGAATCCATATCGCCCGTCTGTTCCTGGTAAACGTGCATCAAGGTACTGACAATCGGATCACTTGGATCAACGTAGTGGGTGTCCATATTGTTGATTTCCTTAACGGTTCCATGGCGTTTATCGGCAGCCTGTTGCAAGTGAGCCAAAATTTCTTGATCATCAGTTCCTTTCGGGTAACGGAAGTTGGTGTTGACGCTGCCGCCGTGCTGCGTGTCAAATTTCATAATCCCAACGTTCATGGTTAACTCTCCCATGATGTCGTCGACGTGCGCAGCACCGATTTTGGTTGCCCGGGAATCGTCATGCAGGTCTTCAGCCAGGTAGGAAATAAATTCCTTAGCGGCCCCGTCAAATGCATAGTCATTCAAAAACTTGGCGAGA
Above is a genomic segment from Lentilactobacillus buchneri containing:
- a CDS encoding universal stress protein; the encoded protein is MLDFNYSNILVGIDGSKTAAKAVRQAITIAEHNHAKLTIVAIINDREILGVSKAALIGFGNVNQSTIDEVKSRFQRLVHKYELMAKDRGLAVSAFVTSGDPKNQLAHELVDDEHVDAIVVGATGANFVDRMTMGSTAAFVIAQAPCDVFVVHRD